The window GTTGTCGACGGGATCGGTGACCGACACCGTGTTCGAGAACTGCTCGGCGGCGTAGACGCGGTCGTGATGGCTGATCGGAATGTCGGGCGAGGACACGGCACCCGGCGCCTGACCGGCAAACGCGGATGTCGACAGCACGATCATGCTGGTGGCCAACAGGCCCTTCACGAATGGGCTCGTCATCACTTGGTCTCCTGCTTCATCATGTCGTGGTGCATGTTCATGTGATCGTGCGTGGCCGCCGCCGGGCCGGGTTTCGCGCCGGGTTGTTGTGTCGGCGCGGGTGTCGTGTCCGTGACCTGTTCGCCGAGCGCGAGCTTCATGGCGTCGATCTCCTGGCGTTGCTCGACGATGATCTCCTGTGCGATCCGGCGCAGCCGCTCGTTCTTGCCGTAGCGAAGCTCGATCACGGCCATGTCGATCGCACCCTGGTGGTGCGGCGTCATCATCGCGACGAAATCGCGATCGATATCGCCGCTCGGCTTGGCGGCCATGTCATTCATCATCTTGGTCATCGCGGCATCGTTTTCGGCGAGGAAGGCGCTCTCGTCAGCCGTCTGCGCGGTCTGGACCGGATGATCGCCGTCATGCGCGAACGCAGCCGCGGCAACAGCGAGCAGGACGGCCGCGCCGAGCGGCGCGAGGCCGGGTTTGAGGAATTGAGGAAGCATTGCGTCACCCTGGGAGTTGTCGGGGAAGTCTGAGCGGTTCGGCCTTTGGGGCCGGCTTGCATGGGTGGGACGCGGTGGCGAGAGTTCTATTCCGTCGCCGGGTCGATTCTTGTCGATCACGACTTGCTGATCGATGGAATACCCCGTTCCGGCCGAACCGGCCGATTTGCGATCGGCAAGCCACTGGCTATAAGAGGGAATTCCGGTTCCGCTCGGCCGGTTCCTCGATCCTCGCTGCGCAATCGCACGCGCCAACAAGGCCAAGATGTCCGCCAAGATCGATCCAATCACCCGCTCCGTGGTCCAGCACCGCCTGTCGTCGATCGTGAAGGAGATGGGCGAAGCCATGCTTCGCACCTCCTATTCGCAGATCCTCAATTCCAGCCGCGATTTTTCGCTGGCGATCTGCGACACCGGCGGGCGGCTGATCGCGCAGGCCGATCACATCCCGGTGCATGTCGGCGCCTTGCCGTGGGCGACGCTCGCGGTCGAGGAACGCTTCAAGGACGTCGCGCCCGGCGACGTCATCCTGCTCAACGATCCCTATCATGGCGGCAGCCATCTGCCTGATCTCACCGCCTTCGTGCCGGTGTTCGACGGCGGCAAGCGGCTTCTGTGGACCATCGTGCGCGCCCATCAGAGCGACATCGGCGGCGCCACGCATGGCGCCTACAATCCGGCCGCGACCGAGATCTATCAGGAAGGCATTCGGATTCCGCCGATCAAGCTCTACGAGGCCGGCAAGCCGCGCGAGGACCTGCTCGACCTGCTGGCTTTGAACATCCGCAACCCCAGGGAATTCCGCGGCGACCTCGCGGCGATGCTGGGTGCGGCGCATCTCGGCGAGCGCCGCGTCTCAAAACTGTTCAGCGAGTTCGGCGCGGAGACGGTTGAGGCCGCGATCGAGGCCATTCTTGATGCCACCGAGCAGCAGACCCGCGCCGTGGTGTCGAGCTGGAAGGACGGCGTGTTCTATGGCGAAGCCCTGCTCGACGATGACGGCCACGGCCGCACCGACATCAAGATCGCCGCCAAGGTGACCAAGACGGGCAGCGATATCGAGGTCGATCTCACCGGCTCCGATCCGCAGTCGACGAGTTTCGTCAACTCGTCGCACGCCAACATGCAGGCGGCGGTGGCGATGGCCTTTGCCTATCT of the Bradyrhizobium quebecense genome contains:
- a CDS encoding DUF305 domain-containing protein; this encodes MLPQFLKPGLAPLGAAVLLAVAAAAFAHDGDHPVQTAQTADESAFLAENDAAMTKMMNDMAAKPSGDIDRDFVAMMTPHHQGAIDMAVIELRYGKNERLRRIAQEIIVEQRQEIDAMKLALGEQVTDTTPAPTQQPGAKPGPAAATHDHMNMHHDMMKQETK
- a CDS encoding hydantoinase B/oxoprolinase family protein, encoding MSAKIDPITRSVVQHRLSSIVKEMGEAMLRTSYSQILNSSRDFSLAICDTGGRLIAQADHIPVHVGALPWATLAVEERFKDVAPGDVILLNDPYHGGSHLPDLTAFVPVFDGGKRLLWTIVRAHQSDIGGATHGAYNPAATEIYQEGIRIPPIKLYEAGKPREDLLDLLALNIRNPREFRGDLAAMLGAAHLGERRVSKLFSEFGAETVEAAIEAILDATEQQTRAVVSSWKDGVFYGEALLDDDGHGRTDIKIAAKVTKTGSDIEVDLTGSDPQSTSFVNSSHANMQAAVAMAFAYLIDADIPKNTGALRPLKVVAKQGTIVWADPGRPVTLCTSHPSNEIVEAIIKAMSASCPDRVMGGWGRRFRIAIQGEDPRNGRNFIWHMFQARPGGGASPGGDGYSSIGEWHSVGGLKFGSIEVAEVRFPLHFRQHEFRPDSGGDGQHRGGLGVALDMVLETAKPAKGNTAGDGARHGPCGMLGGKDGEPHHYRLLSEGRAPRVLKTKEVGIELRPGDCLEIRSSGGGGWGPSEKRTAEARARDVAQGLVSKAV